A genomic stretch from Corynebacterium kutscheri includes:
- a CDS encoding RNA-binding S4 domain-containing protein has protein sequence MQESLFTEPVRIDAWVWAIRLTKTRTQAAAACKAGHIKLNNNAVKPSQRIAPGDRVRVWVDHREYDVEVVSTISKRVGAAIARSCYIDHSPPPPPKEILASMPRRDRGTGRPTKKERRELDRLQGKRK, from the coding sequence ATGCAGGAATCACTTTTTACGGAACCAGTGCGTATCGACGCTTGGGTATGGGCAATTCGTCTTACCAAGACCCGTACCCAGGCTGCTGCTGCGTGTAAGGCTGGGCACATTAAACTTAATAATAATGCGGTCAAGCCTTCGCAAAGAATAGCTCCTGGAGATCGGGTTCGAGTATGGGTGGATCACCGGGAATATGATGTTGAGGTGGTTTCTACTATCTCTAAACGAGTCGGAGCCGCTATTGCGCGTAGCTGCTATATTGATCATTCGCCACCACCGCCACCAAAAGAAATTTTGGCTTCGATGCCACGTAGAGATCGAGGAACCGGGCGACCAACAAAAAAGGAACGCCGAGAACTCGATCGATTACAAGGAAAAAGAAAATAA
- the lspA gene encoding signal peptidase II, with product MVVTDRSINKSFVGIMAAIIVIVAALDQLVKALMLNILADEPIYLIGHWFRLRLLFNPGAAFSLGENSTWLFTTIQIGFVLAVIVYARKVTDMWSAVALALIAGGALGNLIDRLFRQPGFFFGHVVDYISVGSFAVFNIADAAITCGVIVFIIAIVKEERRARAA from the coding sequence GTGGTAGTTACTGATAGGAGTATAAACAAGAGTTTCGTAGGTATTATGGCGGCGATTATTGTTATAGTCGCGGCTCTTGATCAACTAGTGAAAGCTCTTATGCTGAATATTTTGGCAGATGAGCCGATCTATCTCATTGGTCACTGGTTTCGATTGCGTCTTTTGTTTAATCCTGGCGCAGCATTTTCTTTGGGTGAAAATTCCACCTGGCTATTTACAACAATTCAGATTGGTTTTGTGCTGGCCGTTATTGTGTATGCACGCAAAGTAACAGATATGTGGTCGGCGGTAGCCCTGGCGCTTATTGCTGGCGGTGCCCTGGGTAATCTTATTGATCGACTTTTTAGACAACCCGGTTTCTTTTTTGGACATGTTGTTGATTACATCTCAGTAGGATCTTTTGCTGTGTTTAATATTGCAGATGCCGCAATTACTTGTGGAGTAATTGTGTTTATCATTGCGATTGTTAAGGAGGAACGTCGTGCGCGAGCAGCGTAG
- the dnaE gene encoding DNA polymerase III subunit alpha yields MAKKSSFVHLHNHTEYSMLDGMAKVDMLAEEVVRQGMPAVGVTDHGNMYGSDAFYRAMKDAGVKPIIGIEAYLAPESRFNKQRVRWGDPSQKSDDVSASGAYLHQTMLAENVEGLHNLFYLSSMASYEGQLGKWPRMDAELIAEHATGIIATTGCPSGDVQTRLRLGQFDQALEAAAMWQDIYGKDNYFLELMDHGLDIETRVRSELLEIGRKLDLPPLVTNDCHYVLESQAQSHEAMLCVQTGKTMSDPDRFKFDGSGYYVKTAAQMRELWDDLVPDGCDNTLWVAERVQDYSEVWAEHTHDRMPIADVPEGYTPTTWLHHEVMAGLQERFPGKEVPREYIERAEFEINVIDLKGYPSYFLIVAELIKHARSIGIRVGPGRGSAAGALVAYALTITNIDPIEHGLLFERFLNPERPSAPDIDIDFDDRRRSEMIRYAAQRWGEDKIAQVITFGTVKTKQALKDSARVQYGQPGYQIADRITKALPPAIMAKDIPLSGITNPEHPRYGEAGEVRSLIETDPDVRKIYDTARGLEGVVRQAGVHACAVIMARVPLLECIPMWKRAQDGALITGWPYPACEAIGLLKMDFLGLRNLTVIGDCLENIKINRGEELDLESLTTDNPKVYELLSRGDTLGVFQLDSGGMQELLKRMQPTGFNDIVASLALYRPGPMGVNAHWDYADRKNGRKAIEPIHPELEEPLKEILAETYGLIVYQEQIMEISRKLANYTAGEADGFRKAMGKKKPEVLAKEYKKFSEGMFANGYSKEAVDALWGTIEPFASYAFNKSHAAGYGLVSYWTAFLKANYTAEYLAALLTSVADRKDKSAIYLADCRHLGISVLSPDVNESAYNFLPVGTDIRFGLGAVRNVGEDVVASIVKTREEKGLFKDFSDYLDKIDTVACNKRVTESLIKAGAFDSLHHPRKALMLIHEEAIDAVIMTKKAADKGQFDLFAALGGQDDAATHAFAIAIPEDEWDKKHKLALEREMLGLYVSGHPLDGFEEAIDAQTDTQLTTILSGELKHGTEVQIGGIISGVDRRFSKKDGSPWAIVTIEDHHGASVELLVFNKIYAIVGSQIVEDNIILAKAHVSIRDDRMSLFCDDLKVPDLGPGNGAGLPLRLTMRTEQCTMSNLAKLKQVLLDNKGESDVYLNLVNGDESTMMILGEHLRVNRTASLMGDLKATMGMGILG; encoded by the coding sequence ATGGCGAAAAAATCTTCCTTTGTCCATCTGCATAATCATACTGAGTACTCCATGCTTGATGGGATGGCGAAAGTAGATATGTTGGCAGAGGAAGTGGTCAGACAAGGCATGCCCGCTGTGGGGGTTACTGATCACGGAAATATGTATGGTTCTGATGCCTTCTATCGGGCAATGAAAGATGCCGGAGTAAAACCAATTATCGGTATCGAAGCCTATTTAGCCCCGGAATCACGCTTTAATAAACAGCGTGTGCGTTGGGGAGATCCTTCGCAAAAAAGCGACGATGTGTCGGCTTCTGGTGCTTATTTACATCAGACCATGTTGGCTGAAAATGTTGAAGGACTGCATAATCTTTTCTATTTATCCTCCATGGCAAGCTATGAGGGACAATTAGGTAAGTGGCCGCGCATGGACGCTGAGCTTATTGCTGAACATGCGACTGGAATTATCGCTACTACTGGTTGCCCTTCGGGTGATGTGCAGACTCGTCTCCGCTTAGGGCAATTTGATCAAGCTTTAGAAGCAGCTGCTATGTGGCAAGACATCTACGGCAAGGATAATTATTTCCTTGAGTTGATGGATCATGGTCTCGATATTGAGACCAGGGTACGCAGTGAATTATTAGAGATTGGTCGCAAACTTGATTTGCCGCCACTGGTTACCAATGACTGCCACTATGTGCTGGAGTCGCAGGCACAATCACATGAGGCTATGTTGTGTGTGCAAACCGGAAAAACCATGAGCGATCCTGATCGCTTTAAATTTGACGGTTCGGGATACTACGTTAAAACTGCCGCGCAGATGCGCGAGCTATGGGACGATCTAGTGCCTGACGGTTGTGATAACACTTTGTGGGTTGCCGAGCGAGTGCAGGATTATTCTGAAGTATGGGCAGAACATACTCATGATCGAATGCCAATTGCTGATGTTCCAGAAGGCTATACCCCAACTACTTGGCTACACCATGAGGTGATGGCAGGTTTACAAGAGCGCTTTCCTGGCAAAGAAGTGCCTAGAGAGTACATTGAGCGTGCTGAGTTTGAGATCAATGTGATTGATCTTAAAGGCTATCCGTCCTATTTCTTGATCGTCGCAGAGTTGATTAAACATGCCCGTTCCATTGGTATTCGAGTAGGCCCTGGTCGTGGTTCTGCTGCCGGTGCATTAGTGGCCTATGCGTTAACCATTACTAATATTGATCCTATTGAGCACGGTCTACTTTTTGAGAGGTTTTTGAACCCAGAACGTCCTTCGGCACCGGATATTGATATTGACTTTGACGATCGTCGTCGTTCAGAAATGATTCGATATGCAGCTCAGCGGTGGGGTGAAGACAAGATCGCCCAGGTAATTACGTTCGGTACGGTGAAAACAAAGCAGGCACTTAAAGATTCTGCCCGTGTGCAATATGGCCAGCCCGGCTATCAGATTGCTGACCGAATTACCAAGGCATTACCGCCAGCGATTATGGCAAAGGATATTCCATTATCGGGTATCACTAATCCAGAACACCCTCGTTATGGTGAAGCAGGCGAAGTACGGTCTTTGATTGAGACTGATCCTGATGTGCGCAAGATTTATGACACCGCCCGTGGTTTAGAAGGCGTGGTGCGTCAAGCCGGGGTGCATGCATGCGCTGTGATTATGGCACGGGTACCTCTTTTAGAGTGTATTCCGATGTGGAAGCGTGCCCAAGATGGGGCGTTGATTACCGGTTGGCCTTATCCTGCGTGTGAGGCAATTGGTCTATTGAAAATGGACTTTTTGGGCTTGCGCAACCTCACCGTGATTGGTGATTGTTTAGAAAATATTAAGATTAACCGAGGCGAAGAACTAGATTTAGAAAGCTTAACGACGGATAATCCAAAGGTATATGAGCTGCTTTCTCGTGGCGATACTCTTGGCGTTTTCCAGTTGGACTCCGGTGGTATGCAGGAGCTACTAAAACGTATGCAGCCAACTGGGTTTAACGATATTGTTGCGTCTTTGGCTTTATACCGTCCAGGACCAATGGGTGTGAACGCACACTGGGACTATGCCGATCGTAAAAATGGACGTAAAGCAATTGAGCCGATCCACCCAGAGTTAGAAGAACCATTGAAGGAGATTCTGGCTGAAACCTATGGTTTGATCGTGTACCAAGAGCAGATCATGGAGATCTCTCGAAAATTAGCTAATTATACAGCTGGTGAGGCCGATGGCTTCCGTAAAGCTATGGGTAAGAAAAAACCCGAAGTACTTGCGAAAGAATATAAAAAGTTCTCGGAAGGCATGTTTGCTAACGGGTATTCTAAAGAAGCCGTTGATGCATTGTGGGGCACCATTGAGCCATTCGCATCGTATGCGTTTAACAAATCTCATGCTGCTGGTTATGGTTTGGTTAGTTATTGGACGGCGTTTCTTAAAGCTAACTACACCGCAGAATACTTAGCTGCGCTACTTACTTCAGTAGCAGATAGGAAGGATAAATCAGCTATTTATCTTGCTGATTGCCGTCATTTAGGTATTTCGGTGCTTTCTCCAGATGTTAACGAGTCAGCCTATAACTTCTTGCCAGTAGGAACCGATATTCGTTTTGGTCTAGGTGCGGTGCGCAATGTTGGCGAAGATGTGGTTGCTTCGATTGTGAAAACCCGGGAGGAAAAAGGCTTATTTAAAGACTTCTCGGACTACTTGGACAAGATTGATACTGTGGCCTGCAATAAGCGAGTTACTGAATCTTTGATTAAAGCAGGCGCATTTGATTCACTGCACCATCCGCGCAAAGCATTAATGCTTATCCATGAGGAAGCAATAGATGCGGTCATTATGACTAAAAAGGCAGCTGATAAGGGACAATTCGATTTATTTGCAGCCCTAGGCGGACAAGACGATGCGGCTACTCATGCTTTTGCAATTGCTATTCCTGAGGATGAGTGGGATAAAAAACATAAGCTTGCTCTAGAACGGGAAATGTTGGGATTATATGTTTCCGGTCATCCACTTGATGGGTTCGAGGAAGCCATTGATGCTCAAACAGATACTCAATTAACGACGATTCTTAGCGGTGAGCTCAAACATGGAACTGAGGTACAAATCGGTGGAATTATCTCTGGCGTTGATCGTCGTTTCTCTAAAAAAGATGGCTCGCCATGGGCAATTGTTACTATCGAAGACCACCATGGTGCTTCGGTGGAATTATTAGTCTTTAATAAGATTTATGCCATTGTTGGCTCACAGATTGTAGAAGACAACATTATTTTAGCTAAGGCACATGTTTCGATCCGTGATGATCGGATGAGTCTGTTTTGCGATGACCTAAAAGTACCTGATTTAGGGCCAGGAAATGGTGCTGGGCTACCATTACGTTTGACCATGCGTACTGAACAATGCACTATGTCAAATTTGGCAAAGCTAAAACAAGTTTTGCTGGATAATAAAGGCGAGTCAGATGTATACCTGAATTTGGTCAATGGCGATGAGTCCACAATGATGATCCTCGGGGAACACTTGCGAGTTAATCGCACTGCTAGTTTAATGGGGGATCTTAAAGCAACCATGGGTATGGGAATTTTAGGTTAA
- the rarD gene encoding EamA family transporter RarD codes for MFYGVAAYLLWGIFPAFFPLLEPASPLEIIAHRIIWTAVFMSVVLSLRKKWPELRAIGIQQWVRLGIASAFIAANWLLYVAAVNSAHITDAALGYFINPLINVLLGVIFLHERLRPLQKVSVFIAAGAVLYLTIIGGQPPYIGLGLALSFGLYGLMKKQVTISAEASLTAETLVLSPLALLYLIVLERSGSGTFFNNGTSHIVLLISAGLVTAIPLLLFGMATKFLSLSTIGMLQYSTPTMQMAWALLITHEHLAKENWIGFIIIWISVAIYITDLLRSRTTKKSIPA; via the coding sequence ATGTTTTATGGCGTTGCCGCTTATCTTTTATGGGGGATTTTTCCCGCTTTCTTCCCGCTACTTGAACCAGCCAGCCCCCTGGAAATTATTGCGCATCGCATCATATGGACTGCCGTTTTCATGTCCGTCGTACTGAGCTTGCGTAAAAAATGGCCAGAATTACGCGCAATAGGTATCCAACAATGGGTTCGGCTAGGCATTGCCAGCGCTTTCATTGCGGCTAACTGGTTACTCTATGTCGCAGCAGTTAACTCTGCACATATCACTGATGCTGCCCTAGGTTATTTTATTAATCCGCTTATCAACGTTTTATTAGGTGTTATCTTCCTTCATGAACGTCTGCGCCCATTACAAAAGGTTTCAGTGTTTATTGCTGCTGGTGCTGTTTTATATCTCACCATTATTGGCGGACAACCACCATATATTGGTCTCGGATTAGCACTTAGCTTTGGACTCTACGGTTTGATGAAAAAACAGGTCACTATTTCTGCCGAGGCTTCATTAACTGCAGAAACCCTTGTGCTTTCGCCACTGGCTTTGCTTTACCTCATAGTATTGGAACGATCTGGCTCAGGAACCTTCTTCAACAATGGAACTAGCCATATAGTATTGCTCATTAGTGCTGGTCTCGTCACTGCTATCCCACTACTTCTTTTTGGTATGGCAACCAAGTTCCTTTCCTTATCGACGATTGGCATGCTGCAATATAGCACGCCAACCATGCAAATGGCCTGGGCGCTTCTTATTACCCATGAACATCTTGCGAAGGAAAATTGGATCGGTTTTATTATCATTTGGATTTCGGTAGCAATTTATATTACTGATCTTCTGCGCAGCCGAACCACGAAAAAGTCTATTCCTGCTTAG
- a CDS encoding RluA family pseudouridine synthase, whose product MRVDAGLSKLLGISRTVAADLAHKGDVLVNAHPVSKSDRLIADSWLEVTLPESEEMLLAAKEELVEGMDILYADEDVIAINKPVGVAAHPTVGWTGPTVVGGLAAAGFRISTSGPPERKGIVQRLDVGTSGVMVVAASERGYSVLKRAFKERTVTKNYHALVQGHMDPLQGTIESPIGRHPSSGWRFAVTQDGKHAVTHYETLEAFVEASLLNIHLETGRTHQIRVHMSALHHPCCGDPMYGSDPALSQRLGLDRQWLHAVNLGFHHPADGRWMEITSPYPPDLQHALDVLRMGN is encoded by the coding sequence ATGCGCGTTGATGCAGGTCTATCTAAATTGCTAGGTATCTCGCGTACTGTTGCTGCTGACTTAGCACACAAAGGAGATGTACTTGTTAATGCACATCCGGTAAGCAAATCTGATCGACTTATCGCTGATAGTTGGCTAGAAGTAACCCTACCGGAATCAGAAGAAATGCTTCTTGCAGCCAAGGAAGAGCTTGTAGAGGGCATGGATATTCTTTACGCTGACGAAGATGTCATTGCGATTAACAAGCCAGTGGGGGTTGCTGCTCACCCCACCGTTGGTTGGACAGGGCCAACCGTCGTAGGTGGTTTAGCTGCAGCGGGTTTTCGTATCTCTACCTCTGGGCCACCAGAGCGTAAAGGCATTGTGCAACGCTTAGATGTAGGTACTTCTGGTGTGATGGTGGTAGCAGCAAGCGAGCGAGGTTATTCGGTACTAAAACGAGCCTTTAAAGAGCGTACTGTTACTAAGAACTACCACGCTTTGGTACAAGGACATATGGATCCGTTGCAGGGAACAATTGAGTCTCCCATTGGTCGGCACCCATCATCAGGATGGAGGTTTGCGGTTACCCAGGATGGAAAGCATGCGGTTACCCATTATGAAACTTTAGAAGCCTTTGTAGAAGCTTCCTTGCTGAACATCCATTTAGAGACCGGACGTACACATCAAATCCGGGTACATATGTCGGCATTACATCACCCATGCTGTGGTGATCCGATGTATGGTTCAGATCCAGCATTATCTCAGCGATTAGGTCTTGATCGCCAATGGCTACATGCAGTAAACCTAGGGTTCCACCATCCAGCTGATGGACGATGGATGGAGATTACTTCACCGTATCCGCCAGACCTACAACACGCGCTTGATGTTTTGCGGATGGGTAATTGA
- a CDS encoding asparaginase, producing MTTPTAPAGKIIVLTTGGTISCTVGPHGALIPTVSGAELLAPIQERFKDQLTIEVIELHRLDSSSMTFSDIDEIVKAAHQALQDPEVLGVVVTHGTDSMEETAIALDTFHTDSRPIVLTGAQKPHDHPQADGPTNLFEAIVVAADSSARDIGVLIVFGRAVLPARGVTKWHTTDELAFGTNAPEEPLRADPVAVTSLANTRIDIIPGFPGAPRTFIDAAIAAHTQGIVVEAMGSGNVGTELGIALGQALDQGIPVVISTRVPRGEISGTYGGAGGGATLAAKGAVGTTYFRAGQARVLLAIAVASGVHPMTLF from the coding sequence ATGACTACGCCTACTGCACCAGCAGGAAAAATTATCGTACTAACTACCGGTGGCACTATTTCATGCACCGTTGGCCCTCATGGCGCACTCATCCCCACAGTTTCCGGGGCAGAATTACTTGCACCGATCCAAGAGCGTTTTAAAGATCAGCTAACTATTGAAGTTATCGAACTTCACCGTCTTGATTCTTCTTCAATGACTTTTTCCGATATTGACGAAATAGTTAAGGCAGCTCATCAAGCCCTTCAAGACCCAGAGGTACTCGGGGTGGTAGTAACCCATGGCACCGACAGCATGGAGGAAACCGCCATTGCACTAGACACCTTCCACACGGATTCCCGACCAATTGTGCTTACCGGCGCACAAAAACCACATGATCACCCACAAGCAGATGGACCCACCAACCTTTTTGAGGCCATAGTTGTTGCTGCTGATAGCTCTGCTCGTGATATTGGCGTACTTATTGTCTTTGGCCGGGCAGTATTACCGGCTCGTGGTGTAACCAAATGGCATACCACTGATGAACTGGCCTTTGGCACTAATGCTCCCGAAGAGCCACTACGTGCCGATCCAGTAGCAGTTACTTCCCTAGCTAATACTCGAATTGATATTATTCCCGGATTCCCTGGCGCACCACGAACTTTTATCGACGCTGCTATAGCGGCTCACACACAAGGAATTGTCGTTGAGGCTATGGGATCAGGAAATGTAGGCACTGAGCTCGGCATTGCCCTAGGCCAAGCGCTTGATCAAGGCATTCCGGTCGTTATCTCTACTCGCGTCCCCCGTGGGGAGATCAGTGGCACCTATGGTGGCGCTGGTGGCGGAGCAACACTTGCCGCAAAAGGCGCGGTTGGCACAACATATTTCCGCGCCGGGCAGGCACGTGTCTTGCTTGCTATTGCAGTAGCAAGTGGTGTGCACCCTATGACGTTATTTTAG
- a CDS encoding YigZ family protein — MDHWYCRPIADVEFFAELEIKRSKFLCFIRRAETEEQARAFISELKRSYPDARHHCSAYIYHVDGAQAVHRSNDDGEPSGTAGIPMLDMLRGSGYQDIVAVTVRYFGGTKLGAGGLVHAYSESVGSCLAQVKTVERHKKELYIVSFTHADAGRIEADLRAHKVAIVDTQYLERVYFTLAVDPGGKTELAALVASLTRAEPRLVAAGIDWVELS; from the coding sequence ATGGATCACTGGTATTGTCGTCCGATTGCCGATGTGGAATTTTTTGCCGAGTTGGAGATAAAGCGGTCAAAGTTTTTATGTTTTATCCGTCGGGCAGAAACTGAAGAACAAGCACGGGCCTTTATTTCCGAGCTTAAGCGGAGTTATCCGGATGCCAGACATCATTGCAGTGCCTATATTTACCATGTTGATGGAGCGCAAGCTGTACACCGCTCGAATGATGATGGGGAACCCTCTGGTACTGCAGGGATTCCAATGCTTGATATGCTGCGCGGCAGTGGTTACCAGGACATTGTTGCTGTGACAGTGCGTTATTTTGGTGGTACTAAACTTGGTGCTGGTGGTTTGGTGCATGCCTATTCAGAATCGGTGGGTAGCTGTTTAGCACAGGTAAAAACAGTAGAACGGCATAAAAAAGAGCTTTATATTGTTTCTTTTACTCACGCAGATGCTGGAAGAATTGAAGCTGACCTGCGTGCGCATAAGGTAGCGATCGTCGATACGCAATATTTAGAGCGGGTTTATTTTACGTTGGCAGTTGATCCAGGTGGCAAAACTGAGCTTGCGGCGCTGGTTGCCTCCTTGACTAGAGCAGAGCCTAGACTGGTTGCAGCAGGAATTGATTGGGTGGAGCTTTCATAA
- the ilvA gene encoding threonine ammonia-lyase IlvA has protein sequence MTTMADSVSSSFVVRAADIQAAQARISAYIEPTPLQFCPRLSELSGAQVYLKREDLQGVRSYKIRGAVNAIAQLKDADRAAGIVAASAGNHAQGVAFACRTMGIDGRIYVPAATPKQKRDRIKVHGGDRVELVVTGANFDEAAAAARTYAQETGATMVEPFNDLNTITGQGTIAAEVLSQLTTMGKSLDRIVVPVGGGGLISGIVSYLADMTPATAVVGVEPAGAPSLREALTAKQPVTLASVDPFVDGAAVARLGDINYAIVEANLGRIHPMVVSEGSVCTEMLDLYQNEGIITEPAGALSVAGLRELNFADNEVVVCVISGGNNDVLRYSEIMERSLVHRGLKHYFLVNFPQEPGQLRTFLTEILGPDDDITLFEYLKRNNREIGTALVGLQLGRAQDLSGLLERMASSRIDCRRLEPESAEYSYLVRN, from the coding sequence ATGACTACCATGGCAGACAGTGTTTCTTCTTCCTTTGTTGTCCGAGCAGCTGATATTCAAGCGGCTCAGGCACGAATTTCTGCCTATATTGAGCCAACTCCACTTCAGTTTTGTCCCCGGCTATCAGAGCTTAGCGGCGCACAGGTTTACCTTAAGCGCGAGGATTTACAAGGGGTACGTTCTTATAAAATTCGCGGTGCAGTCAATGCTATTGCTCAACTAAAAGATGCCGATCGAGCAGCGGGTATTGTTGCTGCTAGCGCTGGAAACCATGCTCAAGGTGTTGCATTTGCTTGTCGTACCATGGGTATCGACGGGCGGATATATGTTCCTGCGGCAACCCCGAAACAAAAACGTGATCGTATTAAAGTTCATGGTGGCGATCGAGTTGAACTAGTAGTAACTGGCGCAAATTTTGATGAGGCTGCTGCCGCAGCACGCACATATGCACAAGAAACTGGTGCCACTATGGTGGAACCGTTTAATGATCTCAATACGATCACTGGACAAGGCACCATTGCAGCAGAGGTTTTGTCGCAGTTAACTACCATGGGTAAATCACTTGATCGTATTGTTGTTCCTGTCGGCGGCGGCGGATTGATTTCCGGCATCGTTAGCTACCTTGCGGATATGACCCCAGCAACTGCTGTTGTCGGGGTAGAACCAGCCGGTGCTCCTAGTTTGCGTGAAGCATTAACGGCTAAGCAACCAGTTACGCTTGCCAGTGTGGATCCTTTTGTCGATGGGGCAGCAGTAGCGCGTTTGGGTGATATTAACTACGCAATTGTTGAAGCTAATCTAGGCAGAATACATCCCATGGTGGTTTCTGAGGGATCTGTGTGTACCGAGATGCTAGATCTGTATCAAAATGAGGGAATTATTACTGAGCCGGCCGGAGCACTAAGCGTTGCTGGGCTTCGTGAGTTGAATTTCGCAGATAATGAAGTTGTTGTGTGTGTGATTTCTGGCGGTAATAATGACGTACTACGTTATTCCGAGATTATGGAACGGTCTTTAGTTCACCGTGGATTAAAACATTATTTTTTGGTGAATTTTCCCCAGGAACCCGGCCAGCTGCGTACTTTCCTTACTGAGATTCTAGGCCCAGATGATGACATCACCTTATTCGAGTATCTCAAGCGTAATAATCGAGAAATAGGAACAGCATTAGTCGGGCTGCAATTAGGACGAGCACAGGATTTATCTGGGTTGTTAGAGCGTATGGCATCATCGCGCATTGATTGCCGTCGATTAGAGCCAGAAAGCGCTGAATATAGCTATTTGGTACGCAACTAG
- a CDS encoding MepB family protein produces the protein MNFPSFARYAAIKGLDFLVTPEEQNSDYQSGIAEIDSTQWHIRSARTTLNKKGAFVAFWTRDKAKKTVPFDMHNALGGLLVFVEQENHRGVFTFTTQYLDRLAIISGKHPGKRGFRVYPSWCTDLNPQASATQRAQAPAFSLY, from the coding sequence CTGAATTTCCCAAGTTTCGCACGCTATGCAGCCATAAAAGGTCTAGATTTCCTTGTCACGCCCGAGGAACAAAATAGTGACTACCAATCTGGGATTGCCGAAATTGATAGCACTCAGTGGCATATACGTAGCGCACGTACCACTTTGAATAAAAAAGGTGCTTTTGTCGCTTTTTGGACCAGGGATAAAGCTAAGAAAACTGTTCCTTTTGATATGCACAACGCGCTAGGAGGCTTGTTGGTATTCGTGGAGCAGGAAAACCATCGAGGAGTGTTCACTTTTACTACTCAATACCTTGATCGCTTAGCCATTATCTCAGGGAAACACCCCGGTAAACGCGGTTTTCGGGTTTATCCAAGTTGGTGTACTGATTTAAATCCCCAGGCTAGCGCTACTCAGCGCGCTCAGGCACCTGCTTTTAGCCTTTATTGA